GGCAGTACGAAGTGACGCAGGCCGAGTGGCAGGCAGTCATGGGAAATCGAATCTGGGAGATTAAGAACGCGAAGAAGTCGGACCGTGAGCGGGACGACGTTCCGGACGGATCACGTTTTCCGGCATCGCTGATGTCGTGGGAAGAGGCAACCGAATTCTGTCAACGCCTGACGCAGACGGAGAAGGAAGCCGGGCGTTTGCCAGCAGACGAAGTGTATCGGCTTCCGACGGAAGCGGAATGGGAGTGGGCGTGTCGAGCGGGATCGAGCAAAGGGCTTTACTGCTGCGGCGATTCGGTTGAGGAGTTGCGAAAATACGCCTGGTTCTCACCATCACCACGCGGCCTGATTGGACAAATGCACGAAGTGGGCCTGAAGCTGCCGAATCGCTGGGGGCTGTATGACATGCACGGCAACATAGCAGAGCTTTGCCTGGATGCCTTCCTGCCCTGGAGCGCCTACGGGACAGACCCGATTTATCGTTCGGGTAGTTATGTGCGTGATCTGCATTTGCACGTCGTCAAAGGAGGCTCTTATCATTCGATACCCGTTGGCTGTGAGTCGTCGCTGCATTTTGATAACGGAACAGGCCGGCCACGCGGGGAACAGGCATGGATCGGATTTCGTGTCGCACGGGGCCTGGATCCCAATGGGGCCCCTGTGGCTCCCCAGGTTCAGAAGTCCGTCAGGATCGCTACGACTGAAGAACTGTTCCGGCAGCTTGCAAAGGCAATTGATTCGGAACAATTCGACAGCATTCAGGATTTGTTTTTCCCCGATCAACCAGCGGTCAAACTTGGTCTGATGACAGCGGCTGAAGCGGCCGAGATGTCGCGTTTGCAGGCGCAGTCGTTTGGGCGACTGGCGACTTTCCGCAAGCTGCTCGCTGAAGAAGGCCTGCTGCCGCTGGAAAAGACCCGGCTATCGGTCAAGTCAAAAGAAGAGCGGATTGTGAAGGGCCAAAGAGTTGAACTGGCGGCCCTGCTAGCGTCCAAAGCCAACAATGTTCAGGTCATGCAGATCATCGATTCTGCGATTCGGCTGGATGGCCAATGGTACATCGTCGAATTGTTCGATGAGCCAATGATCGAGTACCTGAAGGCCATCGAATGAGAATTCGGTTGCGAATTCAACGATGTGAAACAGCAACAATCAACGGCCTGTTGATCGCCTGCTGTTCGATCGAATGACAACGTGCTGCGACGGGGGCAGATTATCGGCCTCGCCTCGCGGCCTGCTGGCCATGCAACCGTGGAGTGACTGCGGCCTTCAGCGGATTAGTACTGCAGCGTCTCAATCATGCATCCAGCGGCAGTTTGACTGTTTGTCCTGTTTTGGCGGCCTCATAAATGGCAAGGATGATTTCCACACTCTTGCGACCTTCCGCGCCGTCAACTCGTGGTGCTCGACCTTCATTGATGGCTTCGATGAAGTCCTGAAGTTGCAGTTGATGGCCCACAAACGAAATCGCCTTCGGATCGGATGCTCCACCGGAGGTTGCCGAATTGGCTCCCAGCTGTTCCCGCAGTGCGGCGTCCGATGGGAGTTCCGTGGCAAATTCCCATTTCAAGATGGAATCCTGTTCCACAATGACAGTGCCCTGATTTCCGTGGATTTCCGTCTTCTTCAACAGGCCCGGCCAG
This genomic interval from Planctomycetaceae bacterium contains the following:
- a CDS encoding formylglycine-generating enzyme family protein; protein product: MRLIGLFLIMCICCPCIVAQVVPESGTARRDNALRMPLVYCESSSFFREWAGKHPEKPGLGPFREKVTLTTGFWIGQYEVTQAEWQAVMGNRIWEIKNAKKSDRERDDVPDGSRFPASLMSWEEATEFCQRLTQTEKEAGRLPADEVYRLPTEAEWEWACRAGSSKGLYCCGDSVEELRKYAWFSPSPRGLIGQMHEVGLKLPNRWGLYDMHGNIAELCLDAFLPWSAYGTDPIYRSGSYVRDLHLHVVKGGSYHSIPVGCESSLHFDNGTGRPRGEQAWIGFRVARGLDPNGAPVAPQVQKSVRIATTEELFRQLAKAIDSEQFDSIQDLFFPDQPAVKLGLMTAAEAAEMSRLQAQSFGRLATFRKLLAEEGLLPLEKTRLSVKSKEERIVKGQRVELAALLASKANNVQVMQIIDSAIRLDGQWYIVELFDEPMIEYLKAIE